The following coding sequences lie in one Alphaproteobacteria bacterium genomic window:
- a CDS encoding 3-dehydroquinate synthase, which yields MEKVTVNLAERTYDIVIEAGLIKNITKYFSSMKIGGKVFIITDQNVAKLYLEDVSKAISECQTEVHNIILAPGEQLKSFVNLTKVANEILKNNPDRNSTIIALGGGVIGDLSGFVASIMLRGINFIQIPTTFLAQVDSSVGGKTGINTNYGKNLIGSFYQPKLVLIDPNTLLSLSDREYYSGYVEALKYGLIDMADFFTFLDENKENIKNKDIHTLTKIISTCCNAKARIVAEDEKEKGKRALLNLGHTFAHSLEKETNYSELLKHGEAVALGIILALKFSIKLGFCIESDLKKVSSHFEYLSIKTDLAQIKFSWNKENIIKNMYSDKKTINNHLVFILLNGIGKSFISRNIKDNLLGEFFNEIL from the coding sequence ATGGAAAAAGTAACAGTTAATTTAGCAGAGCGCACCTACGATATTGTAATAGAAGCAGGTTTAATAAAGAATATTACTAAATATTTCTCATCAATGAAAATTGGTGGAAAGGTTTTTATTATCACTGATCAAAATGTTGCCAAATTATATTTGGAGGATGTAAGCAAAGCTATTTCTGAATGCCAAACAGAAGTGCATAATATTATTTTAGCACCAGGAGAGCAGCTTAAATCTTTTGTTAATTTAACTAAAGTAGCTAACGAAATTTTAAAGAACAATCCTGATCGCAACTCTACTATAATCGCTCTGGGTGGAGGTGTTATAGGCGATTTATCAGGTTTTGTTGCAAGTATTATGTTGCGCGGCATTAACTTCATCCAAATACCTACAACTTTTTTAGCCCAAGTAGATAGTAGTGTTGGAGGAAAAACAGGAATTAATACTAATTATGGCAAGAACTTAATTGGTTCATTTTACCAGCCTAAATTAGTTTTGATTGACCCTAATACTTTATTATCACTCTCAGATCGCGAATATTATTCGGGTTATGTTGAAGCTTTAAAATATGGCCTTATAGATATGGCAGATTTTTTTACTTTTTTAGATGAAAATAAAGAAAATATCAAAAACAAGGATATTCATACACTTACCAAAATTATTTCAACATGTTGTAATGCTAAAGCAAGAATAGTAGCAGAAGACGAAAAAGAAAAAGGCAAAAGAGCTCTCCTAAATCTAGGCCACACTTTTGCGCACTCACTAGAAAAAGAAACTAATTATAGTGAATTACTAAAACATGGAGAAGCTGTTGCCCTTGGTATAATTTTAGCCCTAAAATTTTCGATAAAACTGGGATTTTGTATAGAAAGTGATCTAAAAAAAGTTAGCAGTCACTTTGAGTATCTTAGTATAAAAACAGATCTAGCCCAAATTAAGTTTTCATGGAATAAAGAAAATATTATCAAAAATATGTATAGCGACAAAAAAACAATCAATAATCATTTAGTATTTATTTTACTAAATGGTATAGGAAAGTCATTTATCTCTAGAAATATTAAAGATAATTTACTAGGCGAATTTTTTAATGAAATCTTATAA
- a CDS encoding twin transmembrane helix small protein, with amino-acid sequence MLNNIAIILIILTFVSIFVGLYHTIKDKKGSKEASNKMMRYRVTFQALALFVLFLISYYG; translated from the coding sequence ATGCTTAACAACATAGCCATTATCTTAATTATCCTTACATTTGTCTCTATTTTTGTAGGTCTTTACCACACCATAAAAGATAAAAAAGGCAGCAAAGAAGCGAGCAACAAAATGATGAGATACAGAGTTACTTTTCAAGCACTTGCCCTATTCGTTTTATTTCTTATCAGTTATTATGGCTAA
- a CDS encoding HlyC/CorC family transporter — protein sequence MSPELIMILIIFLLIILSAFFSSSETALTALSRAKIHKLMQKGNKRALYVHQLREKKENLLSTILIGNNLVNTMGSALATMIFINYFGQKGVIYATIVMTICLVIFAEILPKTYALFNAEKVSLFASVILRLLVKLFRPISLIIEFIVNLLLDLMGINKKSKEHDLISAIEELRGTIELHHKEGGVLKQDKDMLDSILDLAETEVSSVMTHRKNMFTVNASDASNNILENISKAPYTRIPLWREEKDNIVGILHAKDVLKTTIYSTRKIKEIDFLKIASKPWFIPETTTLREQLLAFKTRRNHFAIVVDEYGSVMGVVTLEDILEEIVGDIKDEHDKGSEKTYKKIQDNTYIVDGDTTIRDINRDLDLDLPEEDVSTIAGLLIKSCERIPDRGEKFEFFDFEFTVVERYKNQITKLKLVRIEKITD from the coding sequence ATGTCTCCTGAATTAATAATGATTTTAATCATCTTTCTCCTGATTATTCTCTCAGCTTTTTTTTCAAGTTCTGAAACTGCACTAACTGCATTATCTAGAGCCAAAATCCATAAATTAATGCAAAAAGGCAATAAAAGAGCATTATATGTTCATCAATTAAGAGAAAAAAAAGAGAATTTGTTAAGCACCATTTTAATAGGTAATAACCTTGTCAACACTATGGGATCTGCTCTTGCTACAATGATATTTATAAATTATTTTGGGCAAAAAGGAGTTATCTATGCAACTATAGTTATGACTATATGTTTAGTGATTTTTGCTGAGATTTTACCAAAAACTTATGCTTTATTTAATGCAGAGAAAGTATCCCTTTTTGCATCTGTAATCTTACGCTTACTTGTAAAATTATTTAGACCCATATCTCTTATTATTGAGTTTATTGTAAATTTATTACTAGATTTAATGGGTATCAACAAGAAAAGCAAAGAGCATGATTTAATATCTGCTATAGAGGAATTAAGAGGTACTATAGAGTTGCATCACAAGGAAGGAGGTGTACTTAAACAAGATAAGGACATGCTTGATAGTATTTTAGATTTAGCAGAAACAGAAGTGTCTAGTGTAATGACACACCGAAAAAACATGTTCACTGTAAATGCTAGTGATGCTAGTAATAATATTTTAGAAAACATCTCTAAAGCGCCATATACTAGAATACCTTTATGGCGTGAAGAAAAAGATAATATTGTGGGTATTCTGCATGCAAAAGATGTATTAAAAACCACAATCTATTCTACCAGAAAAATCAAAGAAATAGACTTTCTTAAAATAGCATCTAAACCTTGGTTTATCCCAGAAACAACAACTCTACGAGAACAATTATTAGCTTTTAAAACAAGAAGAAATCATTTTGCTATAGTAGTGGATGAATATGGTTCTGTGATGGGGGTTGTAACCTTAGAAGATATTTTAGAAGAAATAGTAGGAGATATAAAAGATGAGCATGATAAGGGCTCTGAAAAAACTTACAAAAAGATTCAAGACAACACATATATTGTTGATGGAGATACTACAATAAGAGATATAAATAGAGATTTAGACCTGGACCTGCCCGAAGAAGATGTCTCTACTATTGCTGGGCTTTTAATAAAATCATGCGAGAGAATACCTGATCGTGGGGAGAAATTCGAGTTTTTTGATTTTGAATTCACGGTAGTAGAACGTTACAAAAACCAAATTACTAAGTTAAAATTAGTCAGAATAGAAAAAATAACTGATTAA
- a CDS encoding DNA-directed RNA polymerase subunit omega produces MARVTVEDCTKIIPNRFELVVLASRRARDISSGAEINVERNNDKDAVVSLREVADGHLAKEYLLEEVVSSYQNNTQYVAEQVNVEVKSLEGDEAKKVNEVKDANAIFAADNLVIED; encoded by the coding sequence ATGGCTAGAGTTACTGTAGAAGATTGCACCAAAATAATACCTAACAGATTCGAACTTGTTGTATTAGCTAGCAGAAGAGCTAGAGACATATCATCTGGAGCTGAAATTAATGTTGAAAGAAATAATGACAAAGATGCAGTAGTTTCACTAAGAGAAGTAGCAGACGGTCATTTAGCTAAAGAATATTTGCTGGAAGAAGTGGTTTCATCATACCAGAATAACACTCAATATGTCGCTGAGCAAGTGAATGTTGAGGTAAAATCATTAGAAGGAGATGAAGCGAAAAAAGTAAATGAAGTAAAAGATGCAAATGCAATATTTGCTGCAGACAATTTAGTCATAGAAGATTAA
- a CDS encoding shikimate kinase: MAKNIISLIGMMGSGKSSLGVAIAQNLSFNFIDLDNLIEQKEKLSINKIFQHKGSEYFRLIEKNILKETIFNNNNAVIATGGGAILDKENRKILKEKTKSIYLETSLKVLEARLIEDKDRPLLADKQNMSKTLQDIYAKRRKLYEEAEHKISTDINNIDILVKEILNKINGKSNS; the protein is encoded by the coding sequence ATGGCTAAAAACATAATTTCCTTAATAGGAATGATGGGCTCAGGTAAAAGTAGTTTAGGAGTAGCTATTGCACAGAATCTTTCCTTCAATTTTATAGATTTAGACAATCTCATAGAACAAAAGGAAAAACTTAGTATCAATAAAATTTTTCAGCACAAAGGGTCTGAATATTTTCGCTTGATAGAAAAAAACATTTTAAAAGAAACAATTTTCAACAATAATAATGCAGTAATAGCTACTGGTGGTGGAGCAATATTAGATAAAGAAAATAGAAAAATTTTAAAAGAAAAGACTAAATCTATTTATCTGGAAACTTCCCTTAAAGTTTTAGAAGCAAGATTAATAGAAGATAAAGACAGGCCACTGCTTGCAGATAAACAAAATATGTCTAAAACTTTACAAGATATTTATGCAAAAAGAAGAAAGCTATATGAAGAGGCTGAACATAAAATAAGCACAGATATTAATAACATAGACATTTTGGTTAAAGAAATTTTGAATAAAATAAATGGAAAAAGTAACAGTTAA
- a CDS encoding 3-deoxy-manno-octulosonate cytidylyltransferase, whose amino-acid sequence MKIAILIPARLGSTRFPNKPLADIKGKTMIERVCLQAKQTNHELIYVACSELETKNIVEKSGFRAVMTDPNLPSGTDRIYQALLEIEKEQEVDVIVNLQGDLPDIKPEVISKTVNALINNKGFDIATAVVEIKEKHQEDDPNVVKAVVNFSNEAEFAEAHYFSRAKVPYNAPKFYEHIGIYAYHRDAIEKFVNLAESNLEKAEKLEQLRAIDNGMKIIATLVPHEQKPISIDTKEDLELLLRKIS is encoded by the coding sequence ATGAAAATTGCAATTTTAATTCCAGCAAGGTTAGGTTCAACCAGATTTCCTAATAAACCTTTAGCAGATATTAAAGGGAAAACCATGATTGAGCGTGTGTGTTTGCAAGCTAAGCAAACCAATCATGAGCTTATTTATGTTGCTTGCTCTGAATTGGAAACAAAAAATATAGTAGAGAAATCTGGTTTTAGAGCAGTTATGACCGATCCTAATTTGCCATCTGGAACAGATAGAATATATCAAGCATTATTAGAAATAGAAAAAGAACAAGAAGTTGATGTTATTGTAAATTTACAAGGTGATTTACCTGATATTAAACCAGAAGTAATATCCAAAACTGTTAACGCTTTAATTAATAATAAAGGATTTGATATAGCTACAGCTGTAGTTGAAATAAAAGAAAAACATCAAGAAGATGATCCAAATGTTGTAAAAGCAGTAGTAAATTTCTCAAATGAAGCAGAGTTTGCTGAAGCTCATTACTTCTCTAGAGCTAAAGTTCCATATAACGCCCCTAAATTTTATGAACATATAGGCATCTATGCCTATCATAGAGATGCAATTGAAAAATTTGTCAATCTTGCGGAATCTAACTTAGAAAAAGCTGAAAAATTAGAACAATTAAGAGCTATAGATAATGGGATGAAAATCATTGCTACATTAGTCCCACATGAACAAAAACCTATTTCTATTGATACTAAAGAGGATTTAGAGCTCTTATTAAGAAAAATATCTTAA